From one Coxiella-like endosymbiont genomic stretch:
- a CDS encoding DUF3413 domain-containing protein produces the protein MFFFGCLIVIRIITLFSCRWLRFTLGIIFTSLLVAALIIDSVTFDLYHMHYLSVG, from the coding sequence TTGTTCTTTTTTGGTTGCTTGATTGTAATTAGAATAATCACTCTATTCTCCTGCCGATGGCTTAGATTTACATTAGGTATCATTTTTACCTCATTACTCGTTGCTGCTTTGATTATTGATAGTGTGACTTTTGACTTGTATCACATGCACTATCTCAGTGTAGGATAG